The Kineococcus endophyticus region GGGGAAAGGTGTTGCCTCACAGGGGCTTCGGTGGACGCGCTCACGAACGGCACCCGAACCTCCCGGGCCGCTCCCAGGGAGTTCGCCGCCGGGTTCCAGCGGTCTCGGGACGGCGCCGTTCCGACGCGACCCGGCCGGGGACGGTCCGGCTAGGCCGCGACGAACTCCCAGTGCCAGGGTTCGAACGGCCCGGGAGAACCCTGGGCCCACGCCGGGTTCACGAACCCGAACAGCGCGGCGTTCCGGTCCATCCACTGGTGCTGCACCGAACCCGCGTCCTGCACCCCGCCACCGAGGTCGACCGCGAGACCGAGACCGTGCCGCGACGTGCCCGGGGCGGCGGCCAGCCCGGGTTTGCGGGCCTTGACGTCGATCTGCTCGGCCAGGGACCGGTAGGCGTCGGTGACCGCCAGCGGCGTGCCGAAGTCCGCCTGGAACGCCTGCGACAGCGCCTCGAACGCGTGGGCCGCGTCGGCCCGGAGGACCTTGTCGGGCGCGGCGTACAGCGGGCAGAGCGCGTCCACGGGGAGCAACCCGTTCGCGAAGCCGGTGAGGATCCCGCCGGCGCAGGTCTGCGTGCTCGACAGGAAGGCGCGGGCCCGGTCCACCACGGCAGCGTCGGGGGCCAGCGGGTCCAGCCCCGCGGCCGTGCGCTGGGACGCGGAGTAGGCGACGAGCTGCTGCTGGACGGCCGCGTCGGCGGCGGCCTTCGCGGCCAGGGCCTGGTCGGCCGTGGTGCGTGCCGCGTCCACGGCGGCGGTGGCGCGGTCGGTGGCCGCCTGCTGGCGCGCGCGTGCCTGCTCGGCGGTCTCCACGACGTCGGCGTACTGGCCTCCGACCCGGTCCATGGTCGCGAGCGTCGAGCTGACGTCGCCAGTGCGCCGCGGGTCGAGCAGCACGGCGACGCCGGACAGCTCGCTGAGCCCGCCCGTGCCCCGGTAGGCCTGCGACGCCCAGCCGCCGATCTGCTCCCGGCTCACCGCCAGCTCGGCGTCGGCCGCGGCCAGCTCCTGCTGCGCGGCGTCGGCCGCCGCCTGAGCGTCCTGCTGGGCCTGCAGGGCCCGCTGGTAGGCCTCCAGCGCGGTCGCGGCCTGGGTCGCCAGGGCCGTGAGCAGGTCCTTGCTGCTCGACGGGCTGCTCGACGGAGCGGGCGTGACGGTCGTGGCGCCGGCCTGGGGCGCGGCGAGCGCGAGCAGCAGGGCGGCGGCGGCCAGGGAGCGGGTGGTGCGTCGAGGGAACGGGGACGTCAGCGAGCGGCGCACGGGAGTGAGGGAGTCCTTCGTCGGCATCGAGTTCGCCGTGGAGGCTAGTTGACGATGCGACCACAGGGGAAACCGGCGACGGCCCGCCTGTGGATGAGCGGCCCCGTCCGGGACGCTCACCGGGCTGTCGGAGGTGCCGCCTACGGTGACGCCGTGACTGCTTCCCGGGCCTGGACCGGCCCCGTCCTCGACGTCGCGCTGGCGGTGGCGGCCGCCGTCGTGGCGGCCCTGCTGGCGCTGGACCGGGCCTCCCTGTGGACGCCGTCGGACACCGTCGTGGTCACCCTGGTCGTGCTCACCGCGGTGATGGCCGTCGTCCCCGCCGTCCTCAAGGCCGTCGCCACCGTCCGGGGCCGGCGCACCCTGGCCCGCCGCGAGCTCTTCGACGACCTGCTGTCCGGGGCCCTCTGGGCGGTCGTCGACGCCACGGGCCTGGACCCGCGAGACCTCGCGCTCGCCGGGTACCGGCTGGTCCGGCCGTGGGGCCGGGCGCCGCGGTTGGCCCGGGTGCACCGCGTCCGCGCCCGCCGACGGCCCGTCGCCTCCGGGGTCAGGTGGGCCCCGGGCAAGGGCGTCGTGGGCGAGTGCGTCGCGACGGGCGCCGTCGTCGCACGGGACGTCACGGTCCTCGACGCGGCCGGGGAGCGGCAGGGGCTGAGCCTTGAGGAGTTCCGGCGCGTGCAGGGCAAGTACGCCGTGGTCGTCGCCGTGCCGCTGGTCGACGACTCGGGGTCGAGCTCGGCGGTGACCGGCTGCCTCGCCCTCGACGGCCCGGCCGGATCCCTGGAGCGCCTCACCGCCCCGGAGGTCCTCGGCGTGCTGGAGGCCACCTCCCGTGCCCTGCAACGTCTCACGGGCCAGTCCCCGCCGGCCGCCGGGCTGGCGGCACCCGACGGCGCCGCCCGGCTGCGGACCGCTCTGGAGCAGCAGGACAGCCCGGCCGCCCACGTCGCGGCCGTGGGGGAGAGGGTGGCCCCGTGAGGCCCCTCGTCGCCCCCGGTCCCGAGCTCACCCCCGCCCAGCGGGAGCGGTGGTCCCGGCACCTGCTGCTGCCGGAGATCGGCGAGGAGGGACAACGCCGCCTGCTCAACGCCCGCGTCCTCGTCGTGGGGGCCGGGGGGCTGGGGTCACCCGCGCTGCTCTACCTCGCCGCGGCCGGGGTCGGGACCATCGGCGTCGTCGACGACGACGTCGTGGAGGAGTCGAACCTGCAGCGCCAGGTGGCCCACGGGACGGCCGACGTCGGGCGGGCGAAGGTGGACAGCGCGGCCGACGCCGTGGCCCGGCTCGACCCCTCGCTCACGGTCGTCCGGCACCGCGAGCGGCTCACGGCGCAGAACGCGGCGGACGTCGTGGGGGGCTACGACCTCGTCCTCGACGGGTCGGACACGTTCGAGACGCGGTACCTCGTCAACGACACGCTGGTCGCCGCCGGCCGGCCGTGGGTCTGGGGGGCGGTGCTCCGCTTCGACGGTCACGTCAGCGTCTTCGACCCCGCCGGCGCCACCTACCGCGACCTCTTCCCGACGGCACCGCCCCCGGGGACGGTGCCGGGCTGCGGGGAGGCCGGGGTGCTCGGCGGGGTGTGCGCGGCGGTGGCGAGCGTCATGGTCACCGAGGCCGTGAAGCTCGTCACGGGTGCCGGGCGGCCCCTCACGGGACGGGTCCTCGTGCACGACGCCCTGGCGATGACGTGGCGCGAGCTGCCCCTGCGCCCGGACCCCCGGCGCAGCGCGGCCGAGGTGCTGCCGACGGTCAGCGCGCAGGACCTGCTGCGGGACGGGCAGGAGGGCGCGGCGCGGACGGTCGTGGACGTGCGGGAGCCGGACGAGCACGCGGCGGGCGCCGTGCCGGGTGCCGTCCTGCTGCCCCTCGCGGAGCTGCTGGCCGATCCCGGCCGGCTCCCCGGGGGGCCCGTCGTCCTGCACTGCGAGCGCGGTGGCCGCTCCGCTCAGGCGCTGCGCGCCGTGGTGGCGTCGGGGCGGACCGACGTCGTGCACCTCGACGGTGGGTTCGCGGCCTGGCGCGCCGCGGGCGGCCCCGTGGTCTGACCCGCAGGTCGGCTAGAGACCGACGTGCGCCGCCGGGTTGCCCGGGAAGGGCCGGTCCTCGCGGACGCACGCGGCGAGCGCGGCGGCGGAGCGGTGTCCGGTCTGCCGGGCGATGGAGACCCCGGGGACGCCGGCGCGGGTGGCGGCGGTGACGAACCCCGCGCGCAGGCTGTGCCCTGAGAACAGGCTCGGGTCGAGTCCGGCGTCGAGGGTGCGCCGCTTGACGACCTCGGCGACCCCGCGGTCGCCGAGGCGTTCGGGACGCAGGGAGTGTCCGCCCTTGGTCATCCGGCGGAACGCGGCCCCCTCGGTGAGCCGGGCGACCTCGGTCCACTTCCGCCACGAACGGACGGGGCAGGTCTCCAGGCGCTGCCCGCGCGGCAGCTCCACGACGCGTTCGTCCCGGGAGCCGTTGGCGCGCACGGTGACGAGGAGGCGCTCCGGCTCGGCCACGACGTCGGTGACGTCGAGGGAGCTGAGCTCGGACCGCCGGAGGGCACCGGCGAAGCCGAGGACGAGCAGCGCCCGGTCCCGGTGATCCATGACCGTGTCCGCCAGGGGCGCGACGAGGTCCACCAGCCCACGCGTCTCGAGGGCGTCCACCCGCCGGCGGCGACGGCCCGGACCGTGGACGCGGCGCAGACCGCGCCAGACGAGGCTCACGTGCTCGGTGTCGGTGGGGGAGGGGACCCCGACGAGGCCGTGGGCCACCGCGATGGCGGCGAGGCGGCGCTGGAGGGTCGCGATCGAGAGCGACTCGACGTGCGCGACGAGGTAGTCGGCGACCGTCTCGGCCGCTGCCGGCAGGGGCTCGAGGTCCTCCAGGAGGCACCAGTCGCCGAAGTGCGTGAGGTCGACGGCGTAGGCGCGCCACGTCGCCGGGGCCCGCAACCCCCGCCGGACCGGGTCGAGGGAGGCGAACCAGACGAGGAGGGTCTCGACGTCGAGCACGGGAGGGGGGTCGAGGGGTGGCAGCAGCGCCGCCACCAGCTCGTCGGGCACCTCGACCGACCGGTTCGGGTTCACGCGACCACACTACCAATGGAAGTTCAGTTACCGGAGCCAATACGTGACCGATATGTTTCCGTGTCCGCCGCCGGGACGAACCGCAACAGCCTCAACGACGGGGGCCCTTCAACCGGGTCTATCCTGACGACACCCGGGGAACTCCGAGACGGACCCCGGTGCCAGGTGCACCGCCGCAACGAGGTGGTCACCGACGAGGCGTGTCCGTCGCCCGCACACCTGCGGCGCGGGGGAGACGTCCGCTCGCGCGGGACGCAGTCCGCGGGCCCATCGGTCGCGGTGTCCCGTGCGAGACCCACCTCGCACCCAGACCTGGAGCCCGTCGTGCCCGCCTTGCGTTCCCGTACCTCGACCCACGGCCGGAACATGGCCGGAGCGCGCGCCCTGTGGCGTGCGACCGGCATGACCGACGGCGACTTCGGGAAGCCGATCGTCGCGATCGCGAACTCCTACACGCAGTTCGTCCCCGGCCACGTCCACCTCAAGGACATGGGGGACCTCGTCGCCGGCGCGATCGCCGAGGCCGGCGGTGTCTCCAAGGAGTTCAACACGATCGCCGTCGACGACGGCATCGCGATGGGGCACTCGGGGA contains the following coding sequences:
- a CDS encoding M15 family metallopeptidase — encoded protein: MPTKDSLTPVRRSLTSPFPRRTTRSLAAAALLLALAAPQAGATTVTPAPSSSPSSSKDLLTALATQAATALEAYQRALQAQQDAQAAADAAQQELAAADAELAVSREQIGGWASQAYRGTGGLSELSGVAVLLDPRRTGDVSSTLATMDRVGGQYADVVETAEQARARQQAATDRATAAVDAARTTADQALAAKAAADAAVQQQLVAYSASQRTAAGLDPLAPDAAVVDRARAFLSSTQTCAGGILTGFANGLLPVDALCPLYAAPDKVLRADAAHAFEALSQAFQADFGTPLAVTDAYRSLAEQIDVKARKPGLAAAPGTSRHGLGLAVDLGGGVQDAGSVQHQWMDRNAALFGFVNPAWAQGSPGPFEPWHWEFVAA
- a CDS encoding ThiF family adenylyltransferase; amino-acid sequence: MRPLVAPGPELTPAQRERWSRHLLLPEIGEEGQRRLLNARVLVVGAGGLGSPALLYLAAAGVGTIGVVDDDVVEESNLQRQVAHGTADVGRAKVDSAADAVARLDPSLTVVRHRERLTAQNAADVVGGYDLVLDGSDTFETRYLVNDTLVAAGRPWVWGAVLRFDGHVSVFDPAGATYRDLFPTAPPPGTVPGCGEAGVLGGVCAAVASVMVTEAVKLVTGAGRPLTGRVLVHDALAMTWRELPLRPDPRRSAAEVLPTVSAQDLLRDGQEGAARTVVDVREPDEHAAGAVPGAVLLPLAELLADPGRLPGGPVVLHCERGGRSAQALRAVVASGRTDVVHLDGGFAAWRAAGGPVV
- a CDS encoding tyrosine-type recombinase/integrase — its product is MNPNRSVEVPDELVAALLPPLDPPPVLDVETLLVWFASLDPVRRGLRAPATWRAYAVDLTHFGDWCLLEDLEPLPAAAETVADYLVAHVESLSIATLQRRLAAIAVAHGLVGVPSPTDTEHVSLVWRGLRRVHGPGRRRRRVDALETRGLVDLVAPLADTVMDHRDRALLVLGFAGALRRSELSSLDVTDVVAEPERLLVTVRANGSRDERVVELPRGQRLETCPVRSWRKWTEVARLTEGAAFRRMTKGGHSLRPERLGDRGVAEVVKRRTLDAGLDPSLFSGHSLRAGFVTAATRAGVPGVSIARQTGHRSAAALAACVREDRPFPGNPAAHVGL